In Hermetia illucens chromosome 1, iHerIll2.2.curated.20191125, whole genome shotgun sequence, one genomic interval encodes:
- the LOC119647200 gene encoding terminal nucleotidyltransferase 5C isoform X3, translated as MRSDDWINSYNEQCGTLEIPDSFAQRTFSNRMDAFHVEDDGFHSDGTETPPPSPSSGSSIASTSDHGSLENVDTGSAQRLAVLSFEQVRKLNDVMNETVAIHGRGNFPTLEVPLKDLVTLVRKKLEMDVPSGGAGMHVKDIRLNGGAASHVLASEDQPYNDLDLIFAVELSSNRHFDRVKSAVLNTLFDLLPEGVSRRRISPCSLKEAYVGKMVKVNNNNDGDRWSLISLGNSPGHKNVELKFVDTMRRQFEFSVDSFQIVLDSLLLFYDCSQLPISENFYPTVVGESVYGDFQEALYHLQNKLISTRQPEEIRGGGLLKYCNLLVRNYQPVDLEKIKTLERYMCSRFFIDFPDMSSQRVKLEAYLRNHFWGADEEPLQYQYLMHLREVVGSSTVCLMGHERRQTLLLIQTLALQVLYREQERQQQQVAQQQQTQQQNNIQSSHHLQSQSQSTSQTVQANSPQSLQQPQQTTLTQSQQQIQIQAPPGLLYANGVYYAPVIPTTICTCNSPWLATATILSPAPQPHHQSQQQQQTTILTACSSAASPSASSSSSVVASPVSSVIASPCISPYPQQSTPEPSTQLTTATPVSIIPHHVTSADSIPEILINYTS; from the exons TGCGGGACATTAGAAATACCCGATTCATTCGCCCAGCGAACATTTAGTAATAGAATGGACGCATTTCATGTCGAAGACGATGGTTTTCACTCGGACGGCACAGAAACTCCACCACCAAGTCCCAGTTCTGGAAGTTCCATTGCATCAACATCGGATCATGGATCCTTGGAGAATGTCGATACGGGAAGTGCTCAACGTTTGGCAGTGCTCTCATTTGAGCAAGTTCGAAAATTGAACGATGTTATGAATGAAACAGTTGCCATACACGGCAGAGGGAATTTCCCCACGCTTGAAGTACCACTGAAAGACTTAGTGACACTAGTGAGGAAGAAACTGGAAATGGATGTGCCCTCCGGTGGGGCTGGAATGCATGTAAAGGATATTAGACTGAATGGTGGCGCAGCTAGTCATGTGTTGGCTTCAGAGGATCAACCATACAATGATTTGGATTTGATTTTTGCAGTAGAGCTAAGTTCAAATAGGCATTTCGATAGAGTCAAGTCAGCCGTTCTGAATACACTATTTGATTTGCTCCCGGAAGGCGTCTCTAGGAGGCGTATTTCTCCATGCTCACTTAAGGAGGCTTATGTAGGCAAAATggtgaaagttaataataacaacGACGGCGATCGATGGAGTCTGATTTCTTTGGGAAACTCACCCGGTCACAAGAATGTCGAACTGAAATTTGTCGATACAATGCGTCGACAATTTGAATTCAGTGTTGACTCATTTCAAATAGTTTTGGATTCCTTGTTGCTATTCTACGACTGCTCCCAATTGCCTATTTCTGAGAACTTCTATCCAACTGTTGTCGGGGAATCTGTGTATGGAGACTTCCAGGAAGCCCTCTATCATCTACAAAACAAATTGATCTCAACAAGGCAACCCGAAGAGATTCGCGGTGGTGGTCTCCTTAAATATTGCAACCTGTTAGTCAGAAACTACCAACCAGTTGATTTGGAGAAAATCAAGACGTTGGAACGTTATATGTGTTCCAGATTTTTCATAGATTTCCCTGATATGTCATCGCAACGTGTCAAATTGGAAGCCTACCTAAGAAACCACTTTTGGGGTGCCGACGAGGAGCCTCTTCAATATCAGTACCTGATGCATTTACGTGAAGTCGTTGGTTCGTCAACAGTTTGTCTGATGGGCCATGAGCGACGGCAGACATTGTTATTGATACAAACTTTGGCCTTACAAGTATTGTACAGAGAACAAGAGAGACAGCAGCAGCAAGTagcacaacagcaacaaacacaacaacaaaataaCATTCAGTCATCGCATCATCTTCAATCACAATCACAGTCAACGTCACAGACGGTGCAGGCAAATAGTCCACAATCATTGCAACAACCCCAACAAACAACGCTCACACAATCGCAGCAACAGATTCAGATACAGGCTCCACCAGGTCTTTTGTACGCAAATGGAGTCTACTACGCGCCTGTGATACCCACAACCATTTGCACTTGCAATTCACCATGGTTAG CGACTGCAACAATACTATCACCAGCACCACAACCGCATCATCAATCACAGCAACAGCAACAGACAACAATCCTGACAGCATGCTCATCGGCCGCTTCACCATCCGCGTCAAGCTCCTCATCAGTGGTGGCATCACCCGTCTCATCAGTCATCGCTTCTCCATGCATCTCACCATACCCTCAACAATCCACGCCGGAACCGTCGACACAACTAACGACAGCAACCCCTGTGAGTATCATCCCCCATCACGTCACCTCAGCAGATTCCATTCCGGAAATTCTGATAAACTATACAAGTTGA
- the LOC119647200 gene encoding terminal nucleotidyltransferase 5C isoform X2 → MLETFEPLRSESLGVESNSKLNFIDGLCGTLEIPDSFAQRTFSNRMDAFHVEDDGFHSDGTETPPPSPSSGSSIASTSDHGSLENVDTGSAQRLAVLSFEQVRKLNDVMNETVAIHGRGNFPTLEVPLKDLVTLVRKKLEMDVPSGGAGMHVKDIRLNGGAASHVLASEDQPYNDLDLIFAVELSSNRHFDRVKSAVLNTLFDLLPEGVSRRRISPCSLKEAYVGKMVKVNNNNDGDRWSLISLGNSPGHKNVELKFVDTMRRQFEFSVDSFQIVLDSLLLFYDCSQLPISENFYPTVVGESVYGDFQEALYHLQNKLISTRQPEEIRGGGLLKYCNLLVRNYQPVDLEKIKTLERYMCSRFFIDFPDMSSQRVKLEAYLRNHFWGADEEPLQYQYLMHLREVVGSSTVCLMGHERRQTLLLIQTLALQVLYREQERQQQQVAQQQQTQQQNNIQSSHHLQSQSQSTSQTVQANSPQSLQQPQQTTLTQSQQQIQIQAPPGLLYANGVYYAPVIPTTICTCNSPWLATATILSPAPQPHHQSQQQQQTTILTACSSAASPSASSSSSVVASPVSSVIASPCISPYPQQSTPEPSTQLTTATPVSIIPHHVTSADSIPEILINYTS, encoded by the exons ATGCTGGAGACGTTCGAGCCCCTGAGATCGGAATCATTGGGAGTGGAATCGAATTCGAAATTAAATTTCATAGATGGTTTG TGCGGGACATTAGAAATACCCGATTCATTCGCCCAGCGAACATTTAGTAATAGAATGGACGCATTTCATGTCGAAGACGATGGTTTTCACTCGGACGGCACAGAAACTCCACCACCAAGTCCCAGTTCTGGAAGTTCCATTGCATCAACATCGGATCATGGATCCTTGGAGAATGTCGATACGGGAAGTGCTCAACGTTTGGCAGTGCTCTCATTTGAGCAAGTTCGAAAATTGAACGATGTTATGAATGAAACAGTTGCCATACACGGCAGAGGGAATTTCCCCACGCTTGAAGTACCACTGAAAGACTTAGTGACACTAGTGAGGAAGAAACTGGAAATGGATGTGCCCTCCGGTGGGGCTGGAATGCATGTAAAGGATATTAGACTGAATGGTGGCGCAGCTAGTCATGTGTTGGCTTCAGAGGATCAACCATACAATGATTTGGATTTGATTTTTGCAGTAGAGCTAAGTTCAAATAGGCATTTCGATAGAGTCAAGTCAGCCGTTCTGAATACACTATTTGATTTGCTCCCGGAAGGCGTCTCTAGGAGGCGTATTTCTCCATGCTCACTTAAGGAGGCTTATGTAGGCAAAATggtgaaagttaataataacaacGACGGCGATCGATGGAGTCTGATTTCTTTGGGAAACTCACCCGGTCACAAGAATGTCGAACTGAAATTTGTCGATACAATGCGTCGACAATTTGAATTCAGTGTTGACTCATTTCAAATAGTTTTGGATTCCTTGTTGCTATTCTACGACTGCTCCCAATTGCCTATTTCTGAGAACTTCTATCCAACTGTTGTCGGGGAATCTGTGTATGGAGACTTCCAGGAAGCCCTCTATCATCTACAAAACAAATTGATCTCAACAAGGCAACCCGAAGAGATTCGCGGTGGTGGTCTCCTTAAATATTGCAACCTGTTAGTCAGAAACTACCAACCAGTTGATTTGGAGAAAATCAAGACGTTGGAACGTTATATGTGTTCCAGATTTTTCATAGATTTCCCTGATATGTCATCGCAACGTGTCAAATTGGAAGCCTACCTAAGAAACCACTTTTGGGGTGCCGACGAGGAGCCTCTTCAATATCAGTACCTGATGCATTTACGTGAAGTCGTTGGTTCGTCAACAGTTTGTCTGATGGGCCATGAGCGACGGCAGACATTGTTATTGATACAAACTTTGGCCTTACAAGTATTGTACAGAGAACAAGAGAGACAGCAGCAGCAAGTagcacaacagcaacaaacacaacaacaaaataaCATTCAGTCATCGCATCATCTTCAATCACAATCACAGTCAACGTCACAGACGGTGCAGGCAAATAGTCCACAATCATTGCAACAACCCCAACAAACAACGCTCACACAATCGCAGCAACAGATTCAGATACAGGCTCCACCAGGTCTTTTGTACGCAAATGGAGTCTACTACGCGCCTGTGATACCCACAACCATTTGCACTTGCAATTCACCATGGTTAG CGACTGCAACAATACTATCACCAGCACCACAACCGCATCATCAATCACAGCAACAGCAACAGACAACAATCCTGACAGCATGCTCATCGGCCGCTTCACCATCCGCGTCAAGCTCCTCATCAGTGGTGGCATCACCCGTCTCATCAGTCATCGCTTCTCCATGCATCTCACCATACCCTCAACAATCCACGCCGGAACCGTCGACACAACTAACGACAGCAACCCCTGTGAGTATCATCCCCCATCACGTCACCTCAGCAGATTCCATTCCGGAAATTCTGATAAACTATACAAGTTGA